Proteins encoded by one window of Lutibacter sp. A64:
- a CDS encoding response regulator transcription factor → MNLKIAIAEDNSFLAKAVIEKLSFFNDLNYKFKGINGAELIGKLEVNHNIDVILMDIQMPEMDGITATEIIKSKYPHIKIIMLTVFDDDENIFKAIKAGANGYLLKEIDAENLHKCILEVLNGGAPMTPSIALKTLNLLRNPIIIDTSNEIEKIKLTNRETEILEHLSKGLNYNEIAENLIISPSTVRKHIENIYKKLQVHNKMEAVLMAQKHKLI, encoded by the coding sequence ATGAATTTAAAAATAGCCATTGCAGAAGATAATAGCTTTTTAGCAAAAGCTGTGATAGAGAAATTATCCTTTTTTAACGATTTAAATTACAAATTTAAAGGTATTAATGGAGCTGAGTTAATTGGAAAACTAGAAGTAAACCACAATATAGATGTTATTTTAATGGATATTCAAATGCCAGAAATGGATGGTATTACAGCTACCGAAATAATAAAATCTAAATACCCACACATTAAAATAATTATGCTTACCGTTTTTGATGATGATGAAAACATTTTTAAAGCCATAAAAGCGGGTGCAAATGGCTATTTATTAAAAGAAATTGATGCAGAAAATTTACATAAATGTATTTTAGAAGTTCTAAATGGTGGTGCTCCTATGACCCCAAGCATTGCTTTAAAAACGCTTAACTTATTACGCAACCCAATTATTATTGACACCTCAAATGAAATTGAAAAAATAAAACTTACCAATAGAGAAACTGAAATTTTAGAACATTTAAGCAAAGGTTTAAACTACAACGAAATTGCAGAAAACCTAATAATTTCACCTTCAACAGTTAGAAAACACATAGAAAATATTTATAAAAAACTACAAGTCCATAATAAAATGGAAGCTGTTTTAATGGCTCAAAAACATAAGCTTATATAA
- a CDS encoding tetratricopeptide repeat-containing sensor histidine kinase, with translation MKKIIFIALLIVSIPIYSQQKIIDSLSLLIKEPISDSIRVKAYGDLSWYYGNISIDSAFYYGELALKLSKKTNNLTGEAQAYNDLGILHYKLSNFDKSIALYKNSLKLREQLKDSLGLASLYNKMGISYQRIFKMDSAIYYNTKALNIYEKAENIRYVALIKNNNANIYFNLKQYQKALNEHLEVAKIRTQIKDQFGLTYSYTNIGNAYLFLSDTIKSLEYYKKGIEVAENNNYEPELSALYNNYGGILKAQNKYSQAITMFNKSLKLRKKLNDSYGISSVSLNIGDLYLLTGNINNAEKKFREGFSLANKTNANELKMSSYKSLLYLFAHKKNTDSVIYYQKMYALMQDSIFNSRVTKEITEIQEKYETEKKEKEIAKQKEELLKNELEIKNKNLTAILLGSGLLVFTIISFGLYKRQQHKKREYKNKLALKEAQTYNKLQDQRLRISRDLHDNIGSQLTFIISSIDNLKFLSDPTNKKLLNKLSEINNFASTTISQLRDTIWAMNTNEISFDNLQGRILTFIEKAKSATNNSIHFNINIKVTSKLSFSSVKGINIFRVIQEAINNSIKYAEASEIKLQILENDTNINFEINDNGNGFDINNIQLGNGLENMERRIKEINGLITINSQPNSGTSILIICSKNKTNVV, from the coding sequence ATGAAAAAAATTATCTTTATAGCACTGTTAATTGTAAGTATTCCTATTTATAGTCAACAGAAAATTATAGATAGTCTTTCTCTTTTAATAAAAGAACCTATTTCAGATTCAATAAGAGTAAAAGCTTATGGCGATTTAAGCTGGTATTATGGCAATATATCAATTGATTCTGCATTTTATTATGGAGAACTAGCACTTAAACTTTCAAAAAAAACCAACAATTTAACAGGCGAAGCACAAGCTTATAACGACCTTGGAATTTTACATTATAAACTTTCTAACTTTGATAAATCTATTGCACTTTATAAAAACTCACTAAAGCTAAGAGAGCAATTAAAGGATTCTCTTGGACTTGCCAGTTTATATAATAAAATGGGAATTTCATATCAAAGAATTTTTAAAATGGATTCTGCAATTTATTATAATACAAAAGCATTAAACATATACGAAAAAGCTGAAAATATACGCTATGTAGCACTTATAAAAAATAATAATGCCAATATTTACTTCAACTTAAAACAATACCAAAAAGCACTTAATGAACATTTAGAGGTTGCTAAAATTAGAACACAAATTAAAGATCAATTCGGATTAACCTATTCCTATACAAATATTGGCAATGCTTATTTATTTTTATCAGACACAATTAAAAGTTTAGAGTACTATAAAAAAGGAATTGAAGTTGCTGAAAACAACAATTATGAACCAGAATTATCGGCCCTTTATAACAATTATGGTGGTATTCTAAAGGCTCAAAACAAGTACTCACAAGCCATTACCATGTTTAATAAATCTTTAAAACTACGTAAAAAATTAAATGATAGTTATGGCATCTCTAGCGTTTCATTAAACATAGGCGATTTATACTTACTAACAGGCAATATTAATAATGCCGAAAAGAAATTTAGAGAAGGGTTTTCTTTAGCTAACAAAACAAACGCTAATGAATTAAAAATGAGTTCGTACAAATCTCTACTCTACTTATTTGCCCATAAAAAAAATACAGATAGTGTTATTTATTATCAAAAAATGTATGCCTTAATGCAAGATTCAATTTTTAATTCTAGAGTAACCAAAGAAATTACAGAAATTCAAGAAAAATATGAAACCGAAAAAAAGGAAAAAGAAATTGCCAAACAAAAAGAAGAACTTTTAAAAAATGAATTAGAAATAAAAAACAAAAACCTAACTGCTATATTATTAGGCTCTGGACTACTTGTTTTTACAATTATATCGTTTGGTTTATACAAACGTCAACAACATAAAAAAAGAGAATATAAAAACAAATTAGCTTTAAAAGAAGCGCAAACGTATAACAAATTACAAGATCAACGCCTGCGTATATCACGCGATTTACACGATAATATTGGGTCGCAATTAACCTTTATAATTTCATCTATAGATAACTTAAAATTTTTATCAGACCCAACCAATAAAAAACTACTTAACAAACTTTCTGAAATAAATAATTTTGCAAGCACTACAATTTCTCAACTAAGAGATACTATTTGGGCTATGAATACTAATGAAATTTCTTTTGATAATTTACAAGGAAGAATTTTAACTTTTATAGAAAAAGCAAAATCAGCAACAAACAATTCTATACATTTTAACATAAATATTAAAGTAACTAGTAAACTGTCATTCTCTTCAGTAAAAGGAATTAATATTTTTAGAGTAATTCAAGAAGCTATAAATAACTCCATAAAGTATGCTGAAGCTTCAGAAATAAAACTACAAATTTTAGAAAATGATACTAATATTAATTTTGAAATAAACGACAATGGCAATGGTTTCGATATAAACAACATCCAACTTGGCAATGGATTGGAAAATATGGAACGAAGAATAAAAGAAATTAACGGATTAATCACTATTAATTCACAACCAAATAGTGGTACTTCAATACTAATTATTTGCTCAAAAAATAAGACAAATGTCGTATAG
- a CDS encoding outer membrane protein assembly factor BamB family protein, which produces MKTKKSNLKRLFLVTFLTISAIISAQKAEKPDNIYDLGATINEMTLTIGGVLVVATNDGLVGIKPPENTPLFIFNNFGQLKPEETEFIPNSPYIVVSQGVNSKFAGIAKTKRAVIDYMTGAIIFNSENDNWNQIYTCNVILPQNKLIVSGIQKEGDKFEKITPKVAVYDLSSRKLDFSFFLSTPGKVGISKDYSITGTPLLLKDFIIVPTAQGLIAKSHTGKDLWDNNIKRINWMVTDATETEIYGFETTSNGKNTRIHKIGKNGEELWNDDRKVKGKVSNFEITPQGIAVVSDKDDGGDTSVFATKNESEIAFLDAATGEDVWEKAPKTKGWVQHFYIQDDGILFGIQQGGINKISFEGKPLFKKPLKTGENILTMAETPQGLIYITSEDANIVDLKTGDQVWKKPLKYKNSAAVASTFDSSKNRFLIAANQTVFAIDANSGDVTELAATKFDEKEVANTLEIKNDNLFLSSSQNMMLLNSKGDEIYHKYFKSPGKSGFVKVLSGVVAVASTALAMAHAAKAGANRSAFGNSNNLDSYNDYGKENKRAADMFASIGDASFALMSKRFKATAATENAQFILTKLNTGVGLVKVNKESGEITNEIVLKDKKPEYKIDDFGGILYYKADKSTLYAYNLNK; this is translated from the coding sequence ATGAAAACAAAAAAAAGCAACCTAAAAAGATTATTTCTAGTAACCTTTTTAACAATTTCAGCTATAATTTCTGCTCAAAAGGCTGAAAAACCCGATAACATCTATGATTTAGGAGCAACAATAAATGAAATGACACTTACAATTGGTGGTGTTTTAGTAGTTGCTACAAATGATGGTCTGGTAGGTATTAAACCACCTGAAAACACACCTTTATTTATTTTTAACAACTTTGGACAATTAAAACCAGAAGAAACTGAGTTTATTCCAAACTCACCATACATTGTAGTTTCACAAGGTGTCAATTCAAAATTTGCAGGTATTGCAAAAACAAAACGCGCTGTTATAGATTATATGACTGGTGCCATTATTTTTAATTCAGAAAACGATAATTGGAATCAGATTTACACTTGTAACGTAATACTTCCACAAAACAAATTAATTGTTAGCGGTATACAAAAAGAAGGTGATAAATTTGAGAAAATAACTCCTAAAGTTGCTGTGTACGATTTAAGTTCAAGAAAATTAGACTTTAGTTTCTTCTTAAGTACACCAGGTAAAGTTGGAATTTCAAAAGATTACAGTATAACAGGCACACCTCTTTTATTAAAAGATTTTATAATTGTACCAACAGCTCAAGGTTTAATTGCAAAATCTCATACAGGAAAAGATCTTTGGGATAACAACATAAAACGAATTAATTGGATGGTAACTGATGCTACTGAAACCGAAATTTATGGTTTTGAAACTACTAGTAATGGAAAAAACACTAGAATTCATAAAATTGGAAAAAATGGAGAAGAACTTTGGAATGATGATAGAAAAGTAAAAGGAAAAGTATCTAATTTTGAAATAACACCACAAGGCATAGCGGTTGTAAGTGATAAAGATGATGGTGGCGACACTAGTGTTTTTGCTACTAAAAATGAATCTGAAATCGCTTTTTTAGATGCTGCAACTGGTGAAGATGTTTGGGAAAAAGCACCAAAAACTAAAGGTTGGGTTCAACATTTTTACATACAAGATGATGGCATTTTATTTGGCATTCAACAAGGTGGTATCAATAAAATTTCTTTTGAAGGAAAACCACTATTTAAAAAACCTTTAAAAACAGGGGAAAACATACTTACAATGGCAGAAACACCACAAGGTTTAATTTATATTACTAGTGAAGATGCCAATATAGTAGATTTAAAAACGGGTGATCAGGTTTGGAAAAAACCATTAAAATATAAAAATTCAGCTGCTGTAGCTTCAACTTTTGACAGTTCAAAAAACAGGTTTTTAATTGCCGCAAACCAAACTGTTTTTGCAATAGATGCAAACTCTGGAGATGTTACAGAATTAGCAGCTACTAAATTTGATGAAAAAGAAGTGGCAAACACTCTTGAAATAAAAAATGACAATTTATTTTTAAGTTCTTCACAAAATATGATGTTATTAAATAGTAAAGGTGACGAAATATATCATAAATATTTTAAATCACCTGGAAAAAGTGGCTTTGTAAAAGTTTTATCTGGTGTAGTGGCAGTTGCGTCAACAGCACTTGCTATGGCACACGCAGCAAAAGCAGGTGCTAATAGATCTGCTTTTGGAAATTCAAACAATCTAGATAGTTATAATGATTATGGTAAAGAAAACAAACGTGCAGCTGATATGTTTGCTTCTATTGGAGATGCTTCATTTGCTCTAATGTCTAAACGTTTTAAAGCCACTGCTGCTACCGAAAATGCACAATTTATTTTAACGAAGTTAAATACTGGTGTTGGTTTAGTAAAAGTAAATAAAGAGTCTGGAGAAATTACTAATGAAATAGTATTAAAGGATAAAAAACCAGAATACAAAATAGATGATTTTGGCGGTATTTTATATTACAAAGCAGATAAAAGCACTTTATACGCATACAATTTAAACAAATAA
- a CDS encoding GbsR/MarR family transcriptional regulator has translation MKEKEDLLKEKLALVEELGVHFECNDNLPPLASRIIVYLILTGAEGATFEELVEKLEASKSSVSTNLQLLQSIDRISYFTRCGDRKRHFKISPSYIIARMDERISMWEKESKNNKKIHDYKVKALQINNKYDENHPSIQFSIQVEEFINKMINNLEELKQNLLTIINKEENEESI, from the coding sequence ATGAAAGAGAAAGAAGATTTATTAAAAGAAAAATTAGCTTTAGTAGAAGAGCTTGGTGTTCATTTTGAGTGTAATGATAATTTACCGCCATTAGCATCTAGAATAATAGTTTATTTAATTCTTACAGGTGCTGAAGGCGCAACTTTTGAAGAACTTGTAGAAAAATTAGAAGCTAGTAAAAGCTCGGTTTCTACAAATTTACAATTGTTACAATCAATAGATAGAATTTCATATTTTACGAGATGTGGAGATAGAAAAAGGCACTTTAAAATTTCTCCAAGCTATATAATTGCTAGAATGGACGAACGTATTTCTATGTGGGAAAAAGAAAGTAAAAACAATAAAAAAATACATGATTATAAAGTAAAAGCACTACAAATTAATAATAAATATGATGAAAATCACCCAAGTATTCAATTTAGTATACAGGTTGAAGAATTTATTAATAAAATGATTAATAACCTAGAAGAATTAAAACAAAACCTATTAACTATAATAAACAAAGAAGAAAATGAAGAATCTATTTAA
- a CDS encoding efflux RND transporter periplasmic adaptor subunit: protein MKNLFKYTIAIVTVVFFISCKDNKPQQQQAMGPMPFAVKEVVKQDAVLDQEYSVNLEGQQNVEIRPKVSGFIQKIYVDEGQPVKKGQLLFKLETASLSQDAAAAKSRINVAQVEVDRLIPLVERNIISKVQLETAKANLAQAKSNYSSIVANINYANITSPVNGVIGSIPYREGSLVSSAITTPLTTVSDTKMVRAYFSMNEKELLNFTRTFAGQTMQEKINKIPEVSLVLIDDSEYEHKGKIETISGLINQRTGSTECRAVFPNPEGILRSGGSGVIKIPFVEKDIVLIPQIAVYELQGEYHVFVVGEGNKVTSKVLQVKGTSELNYVISGGLEEGELVVVEGVSKLVEGQKITPQK from the coding sequence ATGAAGAATCTATTTAAATATACAATCGCAATAGTAACGGTTGTTTTTTTTATAAGTTGTAAAGACAATAAACCTCAGCAACAACAAGCTATGGGACCAATGCCTTTTGCAGTAAAAGAAGTAGTAAAACAAGATGCTGTATTAGATCAAGAATATTCGGTTAATTTAGAAGGGCAACAAAATGTAGAAATTAGACCAAAAGTAAGTGGTTTTATTCAAAAAATTTATGTAGATGAAGGTCAGCCAGTTAAAAAAGGACAACTTCTTTTTAAATTGGAAACAGCTTCTTTAAGTCAAGATGCTGCAGCTGCAAAATCTAGAATTAATGTAGCGCAAGTAGAGGTAGATCGTTTAATTCCGTTAGTGGAGCGAAACATAATTAGTAAAGTTCAGTTAGAAACAGCTAAAGCTAATTTAGCCCAAGCAAAAAGTAATTATAGCAGTATTGTAGCCAATATTAATTATGCAAACATTACAAGTCCAGTTAATGGTGTAATTGGTAGTATTCCTTATAGAGAGGGTAGTTTGGTTAGCAGTGCTATTACAACTCCTTTAACTACGGTATCAGATACTAAAATGGTAAGAGCTTATTTTTCTATGAATGAAAAAGAACTTTTAAATTTTACTAGAACTTTTGCAGGACAAACTATGCAAGAGAAAATAAATAAAATCCCAGAAGTTTCTCTTGTTTTAATTGATGACTCTGAGTACGAGCATAAAGGTAAAATTGAAACTATAAGTGGTTTAATTAACCAAAGAACAGGAAGTACAGAGTGTAGAGCCGTTTTTCCAAATCCAGAAGGTATTCTTAGAAGCGGTGGTAGTGGTGTAATTAAAATTCCATTTGTTGAAAAAGATATAGTTCTAATACCACAAATTGCAGTGTATGAATTACAAGGAGAATACCATGTATTTGTTGTAGGTGAAGGTAATAAAGTTACTTCAAAAGTACTTCAAGTAAAAGGAACTTCAGAATTAAATTACGTTATTTCTGGTGGTTTAGAAGAAGGTGAGTTAGTGGTAGTTGAAGGTGTTTCTAAATTAGTAGAAGGACAAAAAATTACTCCTCAAAAATAA
- a CDS encoding efflux RND transporter permease subunit, with translation MIKMFIERPVLSTVISIIITILGVLGLMSLPVEQYPEIAPPTVQVSANYTGANAETVLNSVIIPLEEEINGVEGMTYMSSTASNNGAASISVFFEQGVDPDIAAVNVQNRVSRATSKLPSVVVQTGVTTVKSQTSALLFFSLFSSNEEYDDTFVQNYAKINIVPKLQRINGVGQVNIFGSKDYSMRIWIDPHKMAMFKLVPSDIQAALSEQNIEAAPGKFGENAEGIYEYTLKYKGRLSETSEYENIIIKSLGNGQFLRLKDVATIELGALSYASNNMGMGNPGVAGGVFQTAGSNARVVTEEVMAILEEASQDFPKGIEYIVPFNVKTFLDASIEKVISTILEAFILVFIVVFVFLQDFRSTLIPMIAVPVALIGTFFFMNLFGYSINMLTLFAIVLSIGIVVDDAIVVVEAVHAKLDVGAKTAKEATVSAMSEITGAIVSITLVMSAVFVPVTFIKGSSGIFYQQFAITLAIAIIISAINALTLSPALCALFLKPHKEKEGKLSLVDRFDVAFNTSFDTMQGRYNNILKSLLKRKWITGVLLLLTVVGTIYLFKATPTGFIPSEDRGVIMADISLPPGSTLAQTQKIINNYDSILNSMDIVETRMNVVGFSLLNGVSGGSYGFSIIKLKDWSERKDESQSVEATVGQLFAKTAGIKDARLLFFTPPSVQGFGTAAGFEFKLQNSGEDDWLEMSAASNKFLGALNARPEVQYAMTSFNPTFPQYEVDINLEKIKDAGLSVSEIFNTLQGYYGGLYTTDFNKFGKQYRVMIQASPEDRATPETLNNVFVRNSNDESVAISQFVSLKRIYGPEFVSRYNLLKSINITGKSNPGYSTGDAIKAIEEVAAESLPRSYSYEFSGMTREEIIAGGQSTWVFILSLIFVYFLLSAQYESYVLPLSVIFSLPVGVAGAIGFINLAGLENNIYFQVTLIMLIGLLAKNAILIVEFALQRRRHGLSLYESAIQGAKARLRPIIMTSFAFIFGMLPLALAGGVGAVGNRSIGTGAAGGMLIGTLVGVLVIPVLFVIFQGLQEKIGKKPSLDDPEIL, from the coding sequence ATGATAAAAATGTTTATTGAAAGACCTGTTCTTTCAACTGTAATATCTATAATAATAACGATTTTAGGTGTTTTAGGGTTAATGTCATTGCCTGTGGAGCAATATCCTGAAATTGCACCGCCTACAGTTCAGGTTAGTGCAAATTATACTGGGGCAAATGCAGAAACAGTATTAAATAGTGTTATTATTCCTTTAGAAGAAGAAATAAATGGTGTTGAAGGAATGACATATATGTCTTCAACAGCGAGTAATAATGGAGCTGCAAGTATTAGTGTGTTTTTTGAACAAGGTGTAGATCCTGATATTGCTGCAGTAAATGTGCAAAACCGTGTTTCAAGAGCTACAAGTAAATTGCCTTCGGTTGTGGTACAAACGGGTGTTACAACCGTAAAAAGTCAAACAAGTGCATTGTTGTTTTTCTCATTGTTTTCATCTAATGAAGAATATGACGATACTTTTGTTCAAAATTATGCCAAAATTAATATTGTTCCAAAACTACAAAGGATAAATGGTGTAGGGCAGGTGAATATTTTTGGTAGTAAAGATTACTCGATGCGTATTTGGATTGATCCTCATAAAATGGCAATGTTTAAACTTGTACCATCAGATATTCAAGCGGCATTAAGTGAGCAGAATATAGAAGCTGCACCGGGTAAATTTGGTGAAAATGCTGAAGGTATTTATGAGTATACACTTAAATATAAAGGACGATTATCTGAAACATCCGAGTATGAAAATATTATTATAAAATCTCTTGGTAATGGCCAATTTTTAAGATTAAAAGATGTTGCAACCATAGAATTAGGTGCGTTAAGTTATGCTTCTAATAATATGGGTATGGGAAATCCGGGTGTTGCTGGTGGTGTTTTTCAAACGGCTGGATCTAATGCTAGAGTGGTTACAGAAGAGGTAATGGCAATTTTAGAAGAGGCGTCTCAAGATTTTCCAAAAGGTATAGAATATATTGTTCCTTTTAATGTTAAGACCTTTTTAGATGCTTCAATAGAAAAAGTAATTTCAACAATTTTAGAGGCATTTATATTGGTGTTTATTGTAGTTTTTGTATTTCTTCAAGACTTTAGATCTACTTTAATTCCAATGATTGCTGTCCCAGTAGCTCTGATAGGTACATTTTTCTTTATGAACTTGTTTGGGTACTCAATCAACATGTTAACTCTTTTTGCAATTGTACTCTCCATTGGTATTGTGGTAGATGATGCTATTGTTGTTGTTGAAGCTGTACACGCAAAATTAGATGTAGGAGCCAAAACGGCTAAAGAAGCAACCGTTTCTGCAATGAGCGAAATTACAGGGGCAATTGTGTCAATTACTTTGGTAATGTCTGCGGTGTTTGTACCAGTTACTTTTATTAAAGGATCTTCTGGAATTTTTTACCAACAGTTTGCAATTACTTTAGCAATAGCAATTATTATTTCTGCAATAAATGCATTAACCTTGAGTCCTGCTTTATGTGCTTTATTTTTAAAACCTCATAAAGAAAAAGAAGGTAAACTGTCGTTAGTAGATCGTTTTGATGTTGCATTTAATACTAGTTTCGATACAATGCAAGGTAGATACAATAATATCTTAAAGTCTTTATTAAAACGAAAATGGATTACAGGTGTATTATTATTATTAACAGTAGTTGGTACCATTTATTTATTTAAAGCAACACCTACAGGCTTTATTCCTTCAGAAGATAGAGGAGTAATAATGGCAGATATTTCATTGCCTCCTGGTTCTACATTAGCACAAACTCAAAAAATTATAAATAACTATGATTCTATTTTAAATTCAATGGATATTGTTGAAACTAGAATGAATGTAGTTGGGTTTAGTTTATTAAACGGAGTTAGTGGTGGATCTTATGGTTTTTCTATTATTAAACTAAAAGATTGGAGCGAAAGAAAAGATGAAAGTCAATCTGTAGAAGCTACAGTTGGCCAACTATTTGCAAAAACGGCAGGTATAAAAGATGCACGATTGTTGTTTTTTACACCACCAAGTGTTCAAGGTTTTGGTACAGCAGCTGGTTTTGAATTTAAATTGCAAAATAGTGGAGAAGATGATTGGTTAGAAATGAGTGCAGCTTCTAATAAGTTTTTAGGAGCATTAAATGCTAGACCAGAAGTGCAATATGCAATGACAAGTTTTAATCCTACCTTCCCTCAATATGAAGTTGATATAAATCTTGAAAAAATTAAAGATGCTGGTTTATCTGTAAGTGAAATATTTAATACGCTACAAGGGTATTATGGTGGATTGTATACAACAGATTTCAATAAATTTGGAAAGCAATATAGGGTAATGATTCAAGCTTCGCCTGAAGATAGAGCAACGCCTGAAACTCTAAATAACGTTTTTGTTAGAAACAGTAATGATGAATCGGTTGCAATTAGTCAGTTTGTAAGTTTAAAAAGAATTTATGGGCCAGAGTTTGTATCGCGTTACAATCTTTTAAAATCTATAAACATTACAGGTAAATCAAATCCTGGTTATAGTACTGGAGATGCAATTAAAGCTATTGAAGAGGTAGCTGCTGAAAGTTTACCAAGGTCATATTCTTATGAATTTTCTGGGATGACTCGTGAAGAAATTATTGCTGGAGGTCAGTCTACTTGGGTATTTATACTAAGTTTAATATTTGTTTATTTCTTATTGTCGGCACAATACGAAAGTTATGTGTTACCACTTTCTGTTATATTTTCATTACCAGTAGGTGTAGCCGGAGCAATTGGGTTTATTAATTTAGCCGGTTTAGAAAATAACATCTATTTTCAGGTAACATTAATTATGTTAATAGGTTTATTAGCTAAAAATGCCATTTTAATTGTTGAGTTTGCATTGCAGAGAAGGCGTCATGGATTGTCTTTATACGAATCGGCAATTCAAGGTGCAAAAGCACGTTTACGACCAATAATTATGACATCTTTTGCCTTTATTTTTGGTATGCTTCCTCTTGCATTAGCAGGTGGTGTAGGTGCTGTAGGTAATAGATCAATTGGTACAGGGGCTGCCGGAGGTATGTTAATTGGAACATTAGTTGGGGTTTTAGTAATACCAGTTTTATTTGTAATCTTCCAAGGTTTACAAGAAAAAATTGGAAAAAAACCATCATTAGACGATCCTGAAATTTTATAA
- a CDS encoding efflux transporter outer membrane subunit gives MKKQNISKLIIVLIASVLLQSCFVAKDYTTPEVETADLYRTDQALDSTTLASISWGKLFTDAYLNEYIKEGLTNNYDVQIALESLKAAEASMKQSKTGNIPTLTGNASWLHQEYKDSDDYDQYELSGALSWEADIWGKIRSNKRAAVASYLQTVSVQQAIETQIVASIASTYYQLLALDAQVKIAEKTLINRNESIETIKALKDAGSVNEVSVKQTEAQKYATEIILKDLKYNVKIVENTLCILLGRSPSTIERNTFDAQEITADIVVGVPALLLSNRPDVIAAELNFRRSFELTNVARSNFYPSLTVNASGGFKNIELEDWFNTKSLFASVLTGLTQPIFNQRKIKTNYEIAQANQQKAYLQFKQTLLLAGKEVSDVLADYKNETEKLTIRKNQLDVLTQAANYSDELLQYGMVNYLEVLTAKDNALNTELAYITNKYNQMDAIITLYRALGGGK, from the coding sequence ATGAAAAAACAGAATATATCAAAATTAATTATTGTTTTAATTGCGAGTGTACTATTGCAATCGTGTTTTGTAGCGAAAGATTATACAACTCCAGAAGTTGAAACAGCTGATTTATATAGAACAGATCAAGCATTAGATAGCACAACACTTGCTTCAATTTCTTGGGGTAAATTATTTACAGATGCTTATTTAAATGAGTATATTAAAGAAGGTTTAACTAATAATTACGATGTACAGATTGCTTTAGAGAGTTTAAAAGCAGCTGAAGCATCTATGAAACAAAGTAAAACCGGAAATATACCAACCTTAACCGGAAATGCATCTTGGTTACACCAAGAATATAAAGATAGTGATGATTACGATCAATACGAATTGTCTGGAGCCTTATCTTGGGAAGCAGATATTTGGGGTAAAATTAGAAGTAATAAAAGAGCTGCTGTGGCTTCATATTTACAAACAGTATCTGTGCAACAAGCTATTGAAACGCAAATTGTTGCAAGTATTGCTTCAACGTATTATCAATTATTAGCTTTAGATGCACAAGTTAAAATTGCTGAAAAAACATTGATTAATCGTAATGAAAGTATAGAAACTATAAAAGCGCTTAAAGATGCAGGTAGTGTAAATGAAGTGTCTGTTAAGCAAACAGAAGCGCAAAAATATGCTACTGAAATTATACTAAAAGACTTAAAGTATAATGTAAAAATTGTTGAGAACACCTTATGTATTTTATTAGGTAGATCGCCTTCTACCATTGAAAGAAATACGTTTGATGCCCAAGAAATAACTGCAGATATTGTAGTGGGTGTACCAGCTTTATTGTTAAGTAATAGACCAGATGTTATTGCTGCTGAACTTAATTTTAGAAGAAGTTTTGAGTTAACAAATGTTGCTAGAAGTAATTTTTATCCTTCATTAACGGTAAATGCTTCTGGTGGTTTTAAAAATATTGAATTAGAAGATTGGTTTAATACAAAATCGTTGTTTGCATCTGTATTAACAGGCTTAACACAACCTATTTTTAATCAAAGAAAAATTAAAACTAATTACGAAATTGCTCAAGCAAATCAACAAAAAGCCTATTTACAATTTAAGCAAACATTGTTGTTAGCAGGTAAAGAAGTTTCTGATGTTTTAGCTGATTATAAAAATGAAACTGAAAAATTAACCATCAGAAAAAACCAGTTAGATGTGTTAACACAAGCGGCTAATTATTCTGATGAGTTATTGCAATATGGAATGGTAAACTATTTAGAGGTATTAACAGCTAAAGATAATGCGTTAAATACCGAGTTGGCTTATATTACAAATAAATATAACCAAATGGATGCTATAATTACCTTATATAGAGCTTTAGGTGGAGGTAAATAA